The following coding sequences lie in one Peribacillus frigoritolerans genomic window:
- the lepB gene encoding signal peptidase I produces the protein MEKTNKNSLSDWIKPAMIAFVIYILIRTFLFSSYDVEGKSMQPTLEDGNKLVVNKINYQIHDINRFDIIVFHANSQEDYVKRVIGIAGDRIRYKDDWLYVNGEKVDEPYLEKFKEGFPEQDFTGDFTLKELTDMTKVPEGKLFVMGDNRLESADSRHFGYIPVENVVGKVDVRYWPVNDFNFKFTGE, from the coding sequence ATGGAAAAAACAAACAAGAATTCTTTATCCGATTGGATAAAACCAGCGATGATAGCTTTTGTTATTTACATCTTAATCCGTACATTTCTCTTTTCAAGCTATGATGTTGAAGGGAAGTCGATGCAGCCGACCCTTGAAGATGGAAATAAACTTGTCGTGAATAAAATCAATTACCAGATTCATGATATCAACCGTTTTGACATTATTGTTTTTCATGCGAATTCACAAGAGGATTATGTTAAGCGAGTTATAGGGATTGCAGGTGACCGAATTCGTTATAAAGATGATTGGCTTTACGTAAATGGTGAGAAAGTGGATGAGCCTTATCTTGAAAAATTCAAGGAAGGTTTCCCAGAACAGGATTTTACGGGTGATTTTACATTAAAAGAATTGACGGACATGACCAAAGTTCCGGAGGGCAAGCTTTTTGTCATGGGTGATAACCGTCTTGAAAGTGCTGACAGCCGTCACTTTGGTTATATACCGGTTGAAAATGTTGTCGGTAAAGTGGATGTTCGATATTGGCCGGTCAATGATTTCAATTTTAAATTTACAGGTGAATGA
- the addB gene encoding helicase-exonuclease AddAB subunit AddB, with amino-acid sequence MSLRFLLGRSGAGKTSNILDEIRSKLAEDPEGNPIIYLVPDQMTFLSEYKLIKTPGLAGMIRTQVFSFSRLAWRVLQETGGMSRLHLDSVGVNMLIRKIMDDKKEELKMFRRSADKQGFIAQMELMLAEFKQYCIQPDDIQNYLAETSQAGSGIQDKLHDLELVYQAFEDEMVNKYLDSEDYFTLLIEKMPESSYIRNADIYIDGFYSLTPQELLIVEEMMKLCRSVTISLTLDQPYRQYAPDDLQLFRQTGNLYHHLYQAGLRNGIPISEDRILKGTERFGKSPGLNHLETYFAIRPAQTFEQSPDVTIAQAVNRRAEIEGVARDILSLVRQKQHRFRDIAILVRNGEAYADILQTVFRDYQIPLFVDSKRTMLNHPLIELIRSTLEIINGYWRYEPVFRAIKTELLFPLQKNHDRMREQVDKLENYVLARGIKGSRWTSKDRWTYRRFRGLELEDRNQTDKEMKLEQELNEMKQLFTEPILKLSKRVKKAANGRELCEALYLYLEELHVPEKLEKLKLEAEEAGDLVSAREHEQTWNAVVDLLDQFVELLSGEELSMKQFAVIIEAGLESLEFSLVPPAIDQVLVASLDLSRLDDVKTAFVIGLNEGVLPGKAVSDGIFSDSDRDVLQAGGLDVAPSSKVRLLDEEFTAYKAFTTPAEALYLSYPLADEEGKALLPSSYLKRVRDVLPNVSEVYYMNDPSDLPAEEQVKYAANHDVALSYLAAQLQLKKRNYPIHSLWWDVYNAIIDDEKAGPSATKVLSSLFYQNRTKKLSEETSKQLYGESILTSVSRMEMFNSCPFSHYAAHGLKLRERQIFRLDAPDIGEMFHGALKMISDYLKEHDIPWSTLTSEQCLELARIAVERLAPKLQNQILLSTNRHHYLRRKLEHVIGRASIVLSEHAKVSGFAPIGLELGFGKNGELPPLSFTLKNGTKMELIGRIDRVDKAEEDEGVYLRVLDYKSSEKELNMSEVYYGLALQMLTYLDIVVTHSKSLIGKEAIPAGVLYFHVHNPVVKSKGMLSLDKIEEEIYKSFKMNGLVLDHSNVIQMMDTSLDIENPGKSDIIPAGFKKDGSLLAASKVASREEFSLLNHHVRRIYQEAGDRMVDGDVDITPYKLKEKTPCTFCSFKSVCQFDQSLEENQFRNLAQKKQNDVLKLLRGEGESDE; translated from the coding sequence ATGTCACTCCGTTTTTTACTGGGAAGATCGGGTGCAGGGAAAACTTCGAATATATTGGATGAAATCCGCTCCAAATTGGCAGAAGATCCCGAAGGAAATCCAATTATCTACCTCGTTCCTGATCAGATGACGTTTCTATCTGAATATAAACTAATTAAAACACCAGGCCTTGCCGGAATGATCCGGACACAGGTTTTCAGTTTTAGCAGGCTTGCATGGCGAGTCCTTCAGGAAACCGGGGGGATGAGCCGGCTGCATTTGGACAGTGTCGGCGTCAATATGTTGATACGGAAGATCATGGATGATAAAAAGGAAGAGTTAAAGATGTTTCGTCGATCTGCTGATAAGCAGGGGTTCATTGCACAGATGGAGCTAATGCTGGCTGAATTCAAGCAGTATTGCATCCAGCCTGATGACATTCAAAACTATTTGGCAGAAACCTCACAGGCCGGCAGCGGCATTCAGGATAAACTGCATGATCTTGAATTGGTCTATCAGGCTTTTGAGGATGAAATGGTCAACAAATATTTAGACTCCGAAGACTACTTCACTTTGCTGATCGAGAAAATGCCAGAGTCTTCATATATAAGGAATGCGGATATATACATCGATGGTTTTTATAGCTTGACTCCACAGGAATTATTGATTGTGGAAGAAATGATGAAGTTGTGCAGGAGTGTAACGATCTCACTGACGTTAGATCAGCCCTACAGGCAATATGCACCGGATGATTTGCAGCTGTTCAGGCAAACGGGAAATCTTTATCATCACCTTTATCAGGCTGGATTGAGGAATGGCATACCGATTTCAGAAGATCGAATCTTAAAAGGGACGGAAAGGTTTGGAAAGAGTCCAGGGCTGAATCATCTGGAAACTTATTTTGCCATTCGTCCTGCACAAACGTTTGAGCAGTCACCTGATGTAACGATCGCCCAGGCAGTTAACCGCAGAGCTGAGATTGAGGGAGTTGCCCGGGACATCTTGTCGCTGGTCAGACAGAAACAGCACCGCTTCCGTGATATTGCGATTTTAGTCCGTAATGGGGAAGCATACGCAGATATTTTACAAACCGTTTTTCGGGATTATCAAATACCCTTGTTCGTCGATTCCAAACGGACGATGCTGAATCATCCTCTGATTGAACTGATTCGTTCCACTTTGGAGATCATCAATGGCTATTGGCGTTATGAGCCGGTATTTCGTGCAATCAAGACGGAGCTTCTATTTCCGCTGCAAAAAAATCACGATAGGATGCGCGAACAGGTAGATAAGCTGGAGAACTATGTGCTGGCCCGCGGCATTAAAGGAAGCAGGTGGACGTCCAAAGATCGTTGGACCTACAGGCGATTCCGCGGCCTGGAACTCGAGGACCGGAACCAAACGGATAAGGAAATGAAGCTTGAGCAAGAGTTGAATGAGATGAAGCAATTATTTACCGAGCCCATCTTGAAGCTCTCAAAACGTGTTAAAAAAGCTGCTAATGGCAGGGAATTGTGTGAAGCCCTTTATCTATATCTTGAAGAATTGCATGTACCTGAAAAATTGGAAAAGCTGAAACTGGAGGCAGAAGAAGCAGGTGATTTGGTATCGGCAAGAGAGCATGAGCAAACTTGGAATGCGGTTGTCGACCTATTGGACCAATTCGTTGAACTGCTGAGCGGGGAAGAGCTTTCCATGAAACAGTTTGCGGTAATCATTGAAGCTGGTCTGGAATCTCTTGAATTTTCTTTGGTACCGCCGGCAATTGACCAAGTATTGGTCGCCAGCCTAGATTTATCCCGCCTGGATGATGTGAAGACAGCTTTTGTTATCGGCCTGAACGAAGGGGTTCTGCCAGGAAAAGCTGTATCTGACGGAATATTTTCAGATAGTGATCGTGATGTGCTACAAGCTGGTGGACTTGATGTTGCCCCAAGTTCAAAAGTGCGCCTGCTGGATGAGGAGTTTACAGCGTACAAAGCATTCACTACGCCTGCTGAGGCCCTTTATCTATCATATCCGCTTGCCGATGAGGAAGGAAAGGCACTTTTACCCTCATCCTATTTAAAACGGGTAAGGGACGTATTGCCTAACGTTTCCGAAGTGTATTATATGAACGATCCGTCCGATCTGCCTGCTGAGGAACAGGTGAAATATGCTGCGAATCATGATGTGGCCCTATCGTACCTGGCTGCCCAATTGCAGTTGAAAAAAAGGAACTATCCAATCCATTCACTATGGTGGGATGTATATAATGCCATTATTGATGATGAAAAGGCCGGTCCTTCAGCAACTAAGGTTTTATCGAGCCTTTTTTATCAAAATAGGACAAAGAAATTATCTGAGGAAACAAGTAAGCAATTATACGGTGAGAGCATTCTTACGAGTGTATCCAGGATGGAAATGTTCAATAGCTGCCCGTTTTCCCATTATGCCGCTCATGGCTTGAAATTGAGGGAACGGCAAATTTTCCGTTTGGATGCGCCGGATATAGGCGAGATGTTCCATGGAGCGTTGAAAATGATTTCCGATTACTTAAAGGAACATGATATTCCTTGGTCTACATTGACTTCGGAACAATGCTTGGAGCTGGCCAGAATTGCCGTGGAGAGACTTGCTCCTAAACTCCAAAATCAGATTTTGTTAAGTACGAATCGCCATCACTATTTACGCAGGAAACTGGAACACGTGATTGGACGGGCCTCGATCGTATTAAGTGAACATGCAAAGGTGAGCGGTTTTGCCCCAATCGGATTAGAACTCGGATTCGGAAAAAATGGCGAGCTGCCGCCACTTTCTTTCACATTGAAAAACGGTACGAAGATGGAATTGATCGGGCGGATCGACCGCGTGGATAAAGCGGAAGAAGATGAGGGTGTCTATTTGCGTGTGCTCGATTATAAGTCGAGTGAAAAGGAACTGAACATGAGTGAAGTATATTATGGACTCGCGCTGCAGATGTTGACATACCTTGATATCGTCGTCACCCATTCCAAGTCGCTTATTGGAAAAGAAGCGATCCCTGCCGGGGTTTTATATTTTCATGTGCATAATCCTGTTGTCAAATCAAAGGGAATGCTCAGCTTGGATAAAATTGAAGAAGAAATTTATAAAAGCTTTAAAATGAATGGACTTGTACTGGATCATTCAAATGTCATTCAAATGATGGATACCTCACTTGATATTGAAAATCCTGGTAAGTCGGATATCATTCCAGCTGGATTTAAAAAGGACGGATCGCTCCTTGCGGCTTCCAAAGTTGCAAGCAGGGAAGAGTTTTCGCTTCTGAATCATCATGTGCGCCGTATTTATCAGGAGGCTGGTGATCGAATGGTCGATGGTGATGTCGATATAACGCCATACAAACTAAAGGAAAAAACGCCGTGTACCTTCTGTTCCTTTAAATCTGTATGCCAATTCGACCAGTCACTGGAGGAGAACCAATTCAGGAATTTGGCACAGAAAAAACAAAATGATGTTCTTAAGCTATTAAGGGGGGAGGGTGAGAGCGATGAGTAA
- the addA gene encoding helicase-exonuclease AddAB subunit AddA has protein sequence MSKTKIPALPGDVTWTEDQWKAIWAKDQDILVAAAAGSGKTAVLVNRIIQKVISEEDPIDVDELLVVTFTNASAAEMRHRISEALEKAINDNPHSQHLRKQLSLINRASISTLHSFCLEVIRKYYYLTDIDPGFRIADSTEIQLLRDEVMEELFEEQYGQSDNEEFFNLVDAFTSDRNDDALQNIVRSLHDFSQSNPDPDRWLDGAASMYELADDDGIDDLSFIDSLKFDIGLQLDTSRDLLERSLALTKIPGGPAPRAENYIADLAMVAKLSELKDQSWNALYEEIQNVKFGTAKRLSGAEFIKEITDEATKYRDKAKKIIKSLQEELFTRKPESYLRDIRELKGYVDTLVMLVKRFDERFFAAKAEKNLVDFADLEHYCLQILTGETVDGERKPSAAAIEYRNQFKEVLVDEYQDTNLVQESILKLVTADGEYDGNLFMVGDVKQSIYRFRLAEPNLFLGKYTRFTHDGVDSGLKIDLNRNFRSRKEVLDGTNFLFQQLMGITVGEIDYDEDAQLKKGAPYPEDDPNPIELHLIDGTADPEAHSEMEGSDGGFEAEELEKAQLEARQMAKLIKKAISEKQRIYDTKTKKYRSATYRDMVILLRSMPWAPQIMEEFKKQGIPVYANLSTGYFEATEVAIMISLLKVIDNPQQDIPLASVLRSPIVGLDEEEMSQVRLFHTGSYYEALADFYRKSDPEEHPGLYEKATAFYKKLVKWRKLARQEALSDLIWLLYRETQFYDFAGGMPGGKQRQANLRALYDRARQYEASSFRGLFRFLRFIERMQERGDDLGAARALGEQEDVVRLMTIHSSKGLEFPIVFIAGLSKQFNMMDLRKPYLLDKDYGFAAKYVNSELRITYPSLPQLAFKKKKQLELIAEEMRVLYVALTRAKEKLYLIASINDAEKTQQNWESNAAHGDWLLKDYVRAGAKSYLDWIGPSLVRHRDSLGAAGLGLEMESHPSNWSISVIPSEELAVLDEEEALVQEQMLEHVQKSEKVSIVSEFYDDIKKQLEWEYPEHEATVYRSKQSVSELKRQYELKDEQSSTELLRKFKRPITKRPTFMQEKSLTPAERGTITHLVMQHIDLSKEITIQSIQELMVDLIQRELLTEEQKEAVDPETIVDFFDSEIGQRMLEAVNLRREVPFTMSLPAKEAYSDWAAGDEEILIQGVIDCIFEDEQGLVLLDYKTDTITGRFASGYEGAKEILADRYRMQLQLYTRAVEGIMNKKVTGRYLFFFDGSHLLEVKE, from the coding sequence ATGAGTAAAACGAAAATTCCTGCTCTGCCAGGAGACGTGACTTGGACGGAAGATCAATGGAAGGCGATATGGGCTAAAGATCAGGACATTCTGGTTGCGGCCGCAGCAGGCTCAGGGAAAACAGCGGTGCTGGTCAACCGGATCATTCAAAAAGTCATTTCAGAAGAAGATCCAATCGATGTTGATGAACTGCTTGTCGTTACATTTACCAATGCCTCAGCTGCCGAGATGCGTCATCGGATAAGTGAGGCATTAGAAAAAGCGATCAATGATAATCCGCATTCACAGCATTTGCGTAAGCAGTTGAGCTTGATTAATCGTGCTTCGATTTCCACGCTTCATTCCTTTTGTTTAGAGGTGATCAGGAAGTATTATTATCTGACGGATATCGACCCGGGCTTCCGGATTGCAGATTCTACGGAGATCCAATTGCTTCGTGATGAAGTGATGGAAGAGCTTTTCGAGGAGCAGTATGGGCAAAGTGATAATGAAGAGTTCTTTAATTTGGTTGATGCTTTCACTAGCGATCGAAACGATGATGCACTTCAGAATATCGTTCGATCGCTGCATGATTTTTCACAATCGAATCCAGACCCGGACCGATGGCTTGATGGTGCCGCCAGCATGTATGAGCTGGCAGATGATGATGGGATTGATGATCTTTCGTTTATCGATTCATTGAAGTTCGATATCGGTTTACAATTGGACACCTCCAGGGATTTATTGGAACGCTCGCTTGCGTTGACAAAAATCCCTGGGGGGCCGGCACCAAGGGCTGAAAACTATATAGCCGATCTTGCCATGGTTGCTAAACTTTCAGAGTTGAAGGACCAATCCTGGAATGCTCTTTATGAAGAAATCCAAAACGTGAAATTTGGGACGGCAAAACGCCTTTCTGGTGCGGAGTTTATCAAAGAAATTACGGATGAGGCTACCAAGTACCGTGATAAGGCGAAGAAAATCATCAAATCGTTACAGGAAGAGTTATTTACCCGTAAACCGGAAAGCTACTTGAGGGATATAAGGGAGCTCAAGGGATATGTCGATACACTTGTAATGCTTGTTAAACGGTTTGACGAAAGATTCTTTGCTGCAAAAGCAGAAAAGAACTTGGTGGATTTCGCCGATTTGGAACATTATTGTCTTCAAATTTTGACAGGGGAAACGGTGGATGGTGAACGAAAACCTTCAGCGGCAGCCATTGAATACAGGAACCAGTTCAAAGAGGTGCTAGTGGATGAGTACCAGGATACTAACCTGGTTCAGGAATCCATTTTAAAACTTGTGACGGCAGACGGCGAATATGATGGGAATCTTTTCATGGTAGGCGATGTCAAGCAGTCCATTTACCGGTTCAGGCTTGCGGAACCGAATCTCTTCCTTGGAAAATACACACGTTTTACCCATGATGGTGTTGATTCCGGACTGAAAATTGATTTAAACCGCAATTTCCGGAGCCGAAAAGAAGTTCTCGATGGGACCAATTTCTTGTTTCAACAGTTGATGGGCATTACTGTCGGTGAGATTGATTATGATGAAGATGCCCAATTGAAAAAAGGCGCCCCATATCCCGAAGACGATCCAAACCCGATCGAACTCCATTTAATTGACGGAACAGCCGATCCGGAAGCACATTCGGAAATGGAAGGATCGGATGGCGGGTTTGAGGCCGAGGAGCTTGAAAAAGCGCAGCTCGAAGCAAGGCAGATGGCAAAGCTCATTAAAAAGGCTATAAGCGAAAAGCAACGGATATATGATACGAAAACCAAAAAGTACCGATCTGCCACCTATCGGGACATGGTCATTCTTCTTCGTTCGATGCCATGGGCACCGCAAATCATGGAGGAATTTAAAAAACAAGGGATTCCAGTCTATGCCAATTTATCAACAGGGTATTTTGAAGCGACCGAAGTGGCCATCATGATTTCCCTATTGAAGGTGATTGATAATCCGCAACAGGATATCCCATTGGCATCCGTTCTCCGTTCACCCATCGTCGGACTGGATGAAGAAGAGATGTCACAGGTGCGTTTATTCCATACAGGGAGCTACTACGAAGCGCTAGCTGATTTTTACAGAAAGAGTGACCCGGAAGAACATCCGGGGCTTTATGAAAAGGCTACTGCTTTTTATAAAAAACTAGTGAAGTGGAGGAAGCTTGCCAGGCAGGAGGCATTATCAGATTTGATCTGGCTGCTATACCGCGAAACGCAGTTTTATGATTTTGCAGGTGGGATGCCGGGCGGCAAACAGCGTCAGGCCAATTTAAGAGCGCTGTATGACAGGGCAAGGCAATATGAAGCAAGTTCATTCCGCGGTCTGTTCCGTTTCTTGCGTTTCATAGAAAGGATGCAAGAACGCGGAGATGATTTAGGGGCAGCTCGTGCTTTAGGAGAACAGGAAGATGTAGTCCGGCTGATGACGATTCACTCGTCAAAGGGGCTTGAGTTCCCGATCGTGTTCATTGCCGGTCTTTCCAAGCAATTCAATATGATGGATTTACGCAAGCCCTATTTACTGGATAAGGATTATGGCTTTGCGGCAAAGTATGTTAATTCCGAATTACGGATAACTTATCCATCCCTCCCTCAATTGGCTTTTAAGAAAAAAAAGCAGCTTGAATTAATTGCCGAGGAGATGCGTGTCCTCTACGTGGCTCTAACGAGGGCTAAGGAAAAGCTTTATTTGATTGCCAGTATCAATGATGCAGAAAAAACGCAGCAGAACTGGGAAAGTAATGCGGCACATGGAGATTGGCTATTGAAGGACTATGTACGGGCAGGTGCAAAAAGTTATCTTGATTGGATTGGTCCATCCCTTGTCCGCCATCGGGATTCTCTTGGGGCTGCAGGTCTTGGCTTGGAAATGGAATCACACCCATCGAATTGGTCCATTTCCGTCATTCCAAGTGAAGAGCTTGCTGTTCTGGATGAGGAAGAGGCACTGGTTCAAGAGCAAATGCTTGAACATGTCCAGAAATCGGAGAAGGTCAGTATCGTTTCCGAGTTTTATGATGATATCAAGAAACAGCTTGAGTGGGAGTACCCCGAGCATGAGGCGACGGTGTATCGTTCCAAGCAATCCGTTTCTGAACTAAAACGTCAATATGAACTAAAGGACGAGCAAAGCTCCACAGAGCTATTGCGTAAATTTAAGCGGCCTATCACGAAGCGGCCGACTTTCATGCAAGAAAAGTCACTGACTCCTGCTGAAAGGGGTACGATTACACATTTAGTCATGCAGCATATTGATTTATCTAAAGAGATTACCATTCAGTCGATTCAGGAACTGATGGTTGACTTGATTCAACGTGAGCTGTTGACGGAGGAACAGAAAGAAGCTGTGGACCCTGAGACGATCGTCGATTTCTTTGACAGTGAAATCGGACAAAGAATGCTAGAGGCCGTGAACCTTCGCCGTGAAGTGCCATTTACGATGTCGCTGCCTGCAAAGGAAGCTTACAGCGATTGGGCAGCTGGAGATGAAGAGATACTAATCCAAGGTGTTATTGATTGTATCTTTGAGGATGAACAAGGTCTTGTGCTTCTCGATTATAAAACGGATACAATCACCGGACGTTTTGCCAGCGGGTATGAAGGGGCAAAAGAGATTCTTGCCGATCGATACCGGATGCAGCTTCAGCTTTATACGCGGGCTGTTGAAGGGATCATGAATAAGAAGGTAACCGGCCGTTACTTGTTTTTCTTTGACGGCTCGCATTTATTGGAAGTAAAAGAGTGA
- the trpB gene encoding tryptophan synthase subunit beta, with protein MTSEIKSKGYFGEFGGSFVPGELQEVMDILETEFLKYKDDPEFIEEFQYYLKEYVGRENPLTLAKNLTKKVGGAKIYLKREDLNHTGAHKINNAIGQILLAKRMGAKRIIAETGAGQHGVATATACAMFGMECVIYMGKLDTERQALNVFRMELLGAKVVAVEKGQGRLKDAVDEALNDLVQNYENTFYLLGSAVGPHPYPTIVKHFQSIISEESKRQIHEKEGKLPTAIIACAGGGSNAIGAFAHYIDEDNVRLIGVEPIEAPSISQGVPAVLHGFKSLTLVDEQGEPKPTFSIAAGLDYPSVGPEHSFLKESGRAEYVTVKGEEALEAFQVLSKTEGIIPALESSHALAHAMKLAKELTRDDILIVNLSGRGDKDVEQVFNMLEK; from the coding sequence ATGACGAGTGAGATCAAGAGCAAGGGATATTTTGGTGAGTTCGGCGGAAGCTTTGTACCGGGTGAACTTCAGGAAGTTATGGATATTTTAGAAACGGAATTCCTGAAATATAAGGATGACCCGGAATTCATTGAGGAATTTCAATATTATTTGAAAGAATATGTCGGACGCGAAAACCCGTTAACACTTGCAAAGAATTTAACGAAAAAGGTTGGCGGGGCAAAAATATACTTGAAGCGTGAAGACCTGAATCATACAGGTGCTCACAAAATTAATAATGCGATTGGACAAATCCTGCTCGCTAAACGGATGGGTGCTAAACGCATCATCGCAGAAACTGGCGCTGGACAGCATGGTGTGGCGACTGCGACTGCATGTGCGATGTTTGGCATGGAGTGTGTGATTTATATGGGTAAGCTGGATACGGAGAGGCAGGCATTGAATGTCTTTCGGATGGAATTGCTGGGGGCAAAAGTCGTAGCGGTCGAAAAGGGACAGGGTCGATTGAAGGATGCCGTTGATGAGGCATTGAATGATTTGGTGCAAAACTATGAAAATACTTTTTACTTGCTTGGTTCAGCAGTGGGACCACACCCATATCCAACGATCGTTAAACATTTCCAATCAATCATAAGTGAAGAATCGAAGCGCCAGATCCATGAAAAGGAAGGAAAACTGCCAACTGCCATCATTGCTTGTGCAGGAGGGGGAAGTAATGCGATCGGTGCTTTTGCTCATTATATTGATGAAGACAATGTCCGTTTAATTGGTGTAGAGCCAATTGAAGCCCCAAGTATTTCTCAAGGTGTCCCGGCAGTATTGCACGGATTCAAAAGTTTGACGTTAGTGGACGAACAAGGGGAACCAAAACCGACATTCTCCATAGCTGCAGGTTTGGATTACCCGAGCGTGGGACCCGAGCATAGTTTTTTGAAAGAAAGCGGACGAGCGGAGTATGTGACGGTAAAAGGGGAAGAAGCTCTTGAAGCTTTTCAGGTATTATCCAAAACAGAGGGCATCATTCCGGCTCTCGAAAGCTCACATGCTCTAGCTCACGCCATGAAGCTCGCAAAAGAGTTAACAAGAGATGATATACTGATCGTTAATTTATCAGGCAGGGGAGACAAAGATGTTGAGCAAGTATTTAACATGTTAGAGAAATAA
- a CDS encoding spore germination protein, whose protein sequence is MPAIIGPVQVFNVAQGNLLFGDCAVISPKSSSKSVSGSGSGNTAAIVFTANGLNGSNVLDVNGVDQPITGNN, encoded by the coding sequence ATGCCCGCCATTATCGGCCCAGTTCAAGTATTTAATGTCGCTCAAGGAAATCTGTTATTCGGTGATTGCGCCGTCATTTCCCCTAAGTCTTCCTCCAAATCCGTTAGCGGATCCGGCTCAGGGAACACGGCTGCAATCGTTTTTACGGCCAATGGCCTGAATGGAAGCAACGTCCTTGATGTCAATGGGGTCGACCAACCCATTACAGGGAATAATTAG
- a CDS encoding spore germination protein GerPE, translated as MFSRISKVKSLLSDTVSFSSTLQIGDTSYIDGNALAIAVQKKSETFDSADIHFENYDIFKKPLYIPRLNEPVISSFSNPNPFIRVGNINIIGISASSVVGVGNVGHARMESRVKHIRDVPKKPEETPIDDSTNNT; from the coding sequence ATGTTTTCTAGAATATCAAAAGTAAAATCTTTATTATCCGACACGGTATCATTCAGCTCCACCCTGCAAATTGGGGATACTTCATATATAGATGGAAATGCCCTGGCTATAGCCGTTCAGAAGAAAAGTGAAACTTTCGATTCAGCGGATATTCATTTCGAGAACTATGACATTTTTAAGAAACCACTTTATATCCCGAGATTGAATGAACCAGTCATATCAAGTTTTTCAAATCCTAATCCCTTCATACGGGTCGGCAATATCAATATAATCGGGATATCAGCCTCATCTGTCGTTGGTGTGGGGAACGTAGGCCATGCACGTATGGAATCAAGAGTGAAGCATATTCGGGATGTTCCTAAAAAACCCGAAGAGACACCAATCGATGATTCAACCAACAACACTTAA
- the gerPC gene encoding spore germination protein GerPC produces the protein MNQDLYSYSIQMQRFLEAQDKRIMKLEHELKRLTDEIAELKNKPPIHVDKIEYKFDQLKVESLDGTLNIGLNPTDLNNIDEFAVNNQPIQPAPNLFPGREIVVQEIHNDILSDLENMINDAETQLKISLEPSYHDFIKQDVERQLHQRINMYFDNLSYAERAPQQRDNIKEKIREKVKSDIQTALFQFITHSQAETGGNPNGV, from the coding sequence GTGAATCAGGATCTCTATTCATATTCCATACAAATGCAGCGTTTCCTTGAAGCCCAGGATAAACGGATCATGAAACTTGAACACGAACTCAAACGCCTGACAGATGAAATTGCCGAGCTGAAAAATAAACCGCCAATCCATGTGGATAAAATTGAATATAAATTCGATCAGTTAAAGGTCGAATCTTTAGATGGAACATTGAATATCGGTTTAAATCCAACTGACCTTAACAACATTGATGAATTTGCCGTCAACAACCAACCCATCCAACCAGCACCTAACCTATTTCCAGGCAGGGAAATCGTCGTCCAGGAAATTCACAACGATATACTTTCAGACTTGGAAAATATGATCAACGATGCGGAAACCCAGCTGAAAATATCATTGGAACCCTCTTATCATGACTTCATTAAGCAAGACGTCGAGCGCCAGCTTCATCAACGAATCAATATGTATTTCGATAATCTTTCTTACGCCGAACGTGCACCGCAGCAACGGGATAATATCAAGGAAAAGATCAGGGAAAAGGTGAAATCCGATATTCAAACTGCATTATTCCAATTCATTACCCATTCACAAGCCGAGACAGGAGGAAATCCAAATGGAGTTTAA
- a CDS encoding spore germination protein GerPB, which translates to MIFNIHQTIQINMIKIESIANSSVFQIGSAGVIKPYSTLANTGGFTEPAPAIEADVIPLTSFVPFTPS; encoded by the coding sequence ATGATCTTCAATATTCACCAGACCATACAAATTAATATGATAAAAATTGAAAGCATCGCCAATTCATCCGTTTTTCAAATAGGAAGTGCCGGGGTGATCAAACCATATTCCACATTGGCCAATACCGGTGGATTCACTGAGCCTGCTCCCGCAATTGAAGCCGATGTAATCCCATTAACCAGTTTCGTCCCGTTTACACCCTCCTAG
- a CDS encoding spore germination protein: MPAIVGVVQVINVGSSGIVHIGDVFKISPYSTSKTFAGAGSFNTGESISLYNAYSTTNTNDTDGVDQPLVLNL; the protein is encoded by the coding sequence TTGCCGGCCATCGTAGGAGTCGTTCAAGTCATCAACGTCGGTAGCAGTGGAATTGTCCATATTGGTGACGTCTTTAAAATTAGTCCCTATTCCACCTCAAAAACGTTTGCAGGTGCTGGCTCGTTTAATACGGGTGAATCCATATCCCTTTATAATGCCTATAGCACCACGAATACAAATGATACAGATGGTGTTGATCAGCCACTGGTCTTAAATCTCTAA